taataatgaataaacacatgtaaaaaatcaatctaaaataaataaatacatacatttaaaagttaataaaaaaaatacataaatgaataaatacaattaaataatgaataaatacatgtaaaaaaatcagtctaaaataaataaaacctaaatgtaaaaataaatacatacatttaaaagttaatagaaatacatgaataaataaaaaaatataaggggaaattaaatagCAGAGTAGATATATAGGGGAAGTAAtacaaagctaaaaaaaaaaaaaaaaagaagctaatttaaacagaaatatcaatttatgtcacattttattaattaattaatgcctacatttcttttaaatattatttttggttaatttaatggcatatttatttatcaagtcatttatttatttatttttgatttttgttgtGTCCTCCATGGCTGTATTTGGAAGATTGTGTAATATCTGCCCCCCGCAAAATGAATAATGCAGAGTCAATGTAAAAAGGAAGAGATAAACTTTAAATACACCTGGAAGAAAAATACTATAATCTTTTGTTCAAGAGAGCAGCCCTCAAATTAAAAGGCAAAGATAGCCAAAGATAGAGCCAGTGCCCAAACCATAGACAGCATAATGTAAAAGATGCTTTGTGTGGGTCTGTGAGTGTCCCAAGATGACTTCAGTGGAATGATATTTTGattctgtttcttttcataGACTGTCGATGCCCTAAACACGGTGCCTTTGAATGAAGCAGGGGGCCTACTGGGTAAACTGCTCCCCGGCCCACATCCATGACCCACTCCATGGTAACCGGCCAATCTACGTGTCAGACTGCAGCGCAGACCTACAACAGTCAAACTGACAGAGACGCTGGGGTCTCCATGCTCAGAAGACTGGCAGGGGGAGGAACTGAGAGGTGATATTTTGCATACAAACTGGACAACAGGCCCCCTAGTTGGTTCCATTCTCTGTACTTTAGCTTCAGGCACCCAGGGAGTCTTTCCAAAACCCCCTTTCATGTGCTGTTATCCCTCCAAAGCCTGTGGAATTTTGTTGTCAAACTCAAAGATTCAACCATGTAGGTCCAAACaaagaaagtcagaaaatgtACTTGAGTTAATGTACTCATAACATTCCTATTTTCATGTCTTGAGCTATTGTGAAAAACAGTTCAGAAATATGTAGATGTGTGGTCTTATGTAAAGAAATAAGAATTAGAAAAACTAATTTTTGACCCATCGTAAGGCTGCCTTATTGTCAGCAATCTCCTATtccacttaaaggtcccatattgtgctcattttcaggttcatacttgtattttatttttctattagaacatgtttacatgctgtaatgttaaaaaaaactttattttccgcatactgtctgcctgaatatgcctgtatttaccctctgtcttaaatgctccgttttagcgcatttcgtcGGAATTGCgatgaaattgcaacagaattgtgttgctatgcaacagattgggtccatgtgtacttcctatcagctgatgacattcacatacgctgcaaccaggaataaactgggacacatttagaattttacttttaaatctgtgtaaagggtttaaatattgtatatttgtgacatcacaaatggacagaaatccttacagcttgtttcaaatgcagagtttctgaatacgggctgtgtgtatttccctgtggattgagcgtttcgatactttcacaatatttatataggacttaagccagctttataataaagaaacatgaaaatctcacttttttataatatgggatctttaaggATAAGGTAgaaattacatacagtatataagtacTTATTTAATTAACTAACAACTACTAGTGttcatgtaaatgtaaagtGTTTTCTCTGCTTTTGGCCCGACGCGAATAATTAATATGTATCTGGCAGACAAACTTTGATCAAAGAAAAATTCTCACAAGGCCTGTTGTTAAAAACTTGTTCAAATTGGGAACACAACCCCTCGATTAGATAGCAGAGACtagaaaataaagacaaaacatttgattaGTGTTAATGATGTTTTGTTACGAACAGGAAGAGGGGGAGATAAACTGAATAGGTCCAACCAAAGGAAAGAAAGagcacaaaaacattttttttctcaactgtGAATTGCTAATAAATCAAAATAGTTTTCTTTTAACGTACAATTCTTTCAAGGAAATCAGCTGTGGTGGACACACATTTCCTGTCTAGGGAGGTTGCTTTATTTACTTAGAACATTCAAAAGAAGGAGACAGTCGTGTGATTTTGCTTGAGGGCGACGCAATCGTAGAAACTGCATTAAAATGCAAAAGGACAGATTGTCAGAGGGAACCATTTATGCCTTTACAACAATGACTATTATTTTTCAAACACAGAATTTACAGTTCAAAAGAGGAAACATTATCTTCACTTGAAATCCATTTTCATCTCCAGTTGGGAATCGATTGCTGCCTGTAATCGAGGAAACACAATGtggcattaaaataaaaagtaaacaacCACATCTCATCCATCATTGAATAAACTATTAAGATACTCACCAGCTCTCTTTTTGCTTCTTCTATTTTCACTTGAGCAAGAGACGGGCTCTGTTGTGGATtagaaggtaaaaaaaaaaaacattacataaagTCAAATACAGAAACATCTCTAAATATTCAGACGTGATTCACCCATTTCTGTCAAGTTGGTTTAATTTTTACTAcgcacataaaaacataaacatcaaACTTTTGGTTGTTGGAACTGTAATGAGACAAACTGGAAACAAACGTACCGGGCTTAAGTCCATGTAAgtctctattttctttttcaaggGGATTATTTCTTGTTTCAGCGCGGTGGCTTCCTACAGAGAGACAAATAAGATGACGCATTTCAAAACCCTGACAGCAGAAAGTGTTTTCATTACCGTTGGTGCTCGACCGTGTTGCATGTGGAACAGCTGAAATTACCTCAGAGAGCTGCACAATAGCCTGGTGGGTgatagacttgtccatgttccTGGACACGAGCTGAGCCTGCAGGATTGATAGAAGAGAATAAAACAGACAATGATACCACGGCGTTAATCGTTGGGCCTGTCTGCAGCATCTCTGTGCTCTAAACCAGAGTCAGTAACTTGGTGCCCACATTATACCTGCATTGTACTACAGTCTGTCTTtcttaacaaaataaaagtggtAGTGGTATTTGCTATTTTTCAGAGAGCAATTTCTGCACCTTTGGTAACATCTTTAGAAGCattctggtatttttttttcagtggcaACTTTATTGAACTATAAATTGATTGAAGTAATATATCTGCATAGCGTATCAGCTATCATACTCTGAAGTTTGTTATTTCCCACTGCTAGATGCTGGCAGAGGGTTTTCTAGAAGactctcttcatcctctccatGTTTCACCCTTCtaattgagtatttttatgCCATTGgttgtttgatttttgtttttttgggcttGTGTTGATTGGTATTTTCTCTAACTGGTGGCTGAGGACACCAATAATTAATTCCTCTTCAGGCTGCATAGCAAGTTGTCATTAGTACAATTTTGCTTCATTTTCTCACCCAGAGCAAACCTCCTGCTAAGACATGAATATTTGATATGAAACAGGGTGAAATGTAAAACTCTTAAAAGGGAcctattttcaggtgcatacttgtatttggggtttctaccacaacatgtttacatgcgttaatgttcaaaaaaaacgcTTCATTTTTCTCGTACCggttgtgctgcagcacctcttttaaTCATTTAGCTTTGTTTGGCTAGCCACTAGGCACAAAGTGTGTTACtgggtgacatcaccacgttacagaagaaaaaggcgggacttcaagcgaggtgtttcaggcagttcacgagcagtgtttctgtgggggagagtaactccctttggcgtggactttgggctttataactttgcagaccttttacatgcacaaaaaacgatataacacactaaaggaaagagaaaaaatcacaaaagcataataggtcctctttaaatatctGGCCATTTTCCACCTTATCCTTTTCAAGAGCAGTATATTGTACAAATAGAATAACACCACAACATACCTCTGCCCTCTCCCGCCTGCTGCTGAGCTCTTTAGCCTTTGCCGTAACAAAATCCATGTGGAGCATTCTCTCCTCCGCTTTAGCGCTCTCCACCGACTGTGATTTGACAGTTTTGTTGATGTCCCTGAAGAAAATTAAGAACACTGATTACAGATGAGTGTGTAGAGGCAAATGGTTTATGACTGTTGTAAGGGGATGTGCCTAAACACTGTATGTCATAGCCCAGGACTGTGTGTTTACTATAGCAATGATACAAAGCCGTAGTAATATCAACATGCCAAAGTCATCATCCTCTGCATCCATGTTTGTCCTTACTCTTGTAAGCTGCTCCGCATCACCAGAGTAGCACCCAGTCTCTTGCTGAGCGCCCTGAGCTCCCTCTCAAGTCTCCTGTTTGACTTCTCTTCTTCCAGCAGCTCGTTGGTGAGGTTGTTCACTGCTGGCATGAAGCTAGACAAGAAATACAAATCCAACTGTGAAATCTCTCAATGGTATCTTCATCAAGGAAACTAGTAACCAAGAGAAAATAGTAAACGAAAACAGACTTCAACAGTGGAATGACGGTGTACCTGCACAGTGATGTGTCTCTGACTCCCAGCACCATGGCAGTGTCCACTAAAGCAGACAGGTAGTCAGCAGCGGGCTTTGACAAGCTTGAACAGGACAGACCTACACCTTGTAGAAGAACATCACGGAGATGAGCACCTACATGGAGGAAACACAGATGAGTTCTGTGAAAATGCTGTGAAGACTTTATGGTGGGAATTAATGGACTGTCATACACTACTGCAAACAGTAAAGTGAAGCACGTAAAGACACCGGATCAGCCCATTAAAAGGTTTGTTAAAACTTGGCAGGGCCGGCTCTaacccttttggtgccctaggccaAATTCAGATTTGGAGACCCCCCCCCCGCCGTCACCTAACCCCCCCAGAACCCTAGTCctgtaaaccgcaacacacatcagacatcacaatggttttaagacaacaatgaatattttcataaataactgtatttattataatataaacaaacaattgatccctgatattgttggcttaaaagtgtttagtcagtttcaccacaatttacacttttattaacgaATAAGTGCGGCTGGGCAGAAGAAAAAGTTAcagtatttttctttctttatttgttcatttgttataCCTCAATGCATAAAatgagggattttttttaatgtatttatttatttattaattgattaattaggGGGGCGACCAGCGCTCCCAAGAAGACCGcaccctaggcgaccgcctatatggcctatgccttaagccggccctgcaACTTGGGTCTTATTATCGTAGTTTGGGCCATCATTCCTTGTAATAACAACATTGTACTCACCACAataattgctgagatctgggtGGCAGCATTGCTTAAAAGAAACCCACTATGACCTGTAGGTTTTCCTGTGTAATAATGAAGGAAAATATTCCTGACAGTTCAGTCCAGGCTAAACTGTGTCTTGTTTACGACCTGTGTCTTGCCCCATGATGACACTTTATTGCAGCGATGTCACTGTGTTCTCAGAACTGCAGCTATTACTTTAGTGAGTATATTGTTATCATAACTGAGAAAAATTATTATGGCtgtatgtatggagctgtaatgtatgcagaaacatacagccaacatactgtacagattACAGTATCTATCcatcaacattaacattttttcctctgtctatctacagtacccatttattgatatattagactacattgtgttatctaatatgataatataggctacatttacaaACAGATTAGACACTTCTGAaaactgaaatgtatatttcactcagtCCACCATCcagatgtgtcagtgtgtctcacCCTCAGCCTGATACTCTGCTGCTTTCTGTTGGAGGTCTTCAGTGAGGAGAGCTGTGTCCCCGCACCGGGCTTCACTGGACCGGACCAGCTGGTACAGGATGTCCACCGTCCTCGTGTTGACCTCAAACTGAGGCACCGGCTGATCTCCAAACACAGAGCTGAGCCAGCTGTTCACCTGAGGAGCGACAGGAGACAGGAGGTTGTAACACTGTAAACACTGTATTAACTTATAAAGTCATGTTAGCACAACAACACTGATACCTTCTTGATCTTTTCACACATGATGAATGAAAAGGAAACCACAGCTATAGCTTATTATAACCCCCAGGTGATCCTGTAGCTATAGAAACAAATGACAACAGTTTTCGTCTTCCTGTTTCGCGCTCCcgaaaatcatactaataactTCCGGGTCACAAGCCAATCACAAGATGGAGCAAATGTCGCAGCTACTGCTGGTAACAACAacgattttcattttttttttgttgttaaatttGTGATAGATTgaataactaaaaataaaacaggtggTGAAGtacgtttaaaaaaataaaataaataaagctctcACAATGTGTTTCCGGTTCACGTTCCGCTTGGCTCCCAAAGATAAAGATTAGATCAAGATAGTTCACGTTAGGTTCTCCTGAGATGTAACCTTTTTACCACTAAAGTGGAAAAGCTTGGAGTAAGAAGtctcacacttacacacacacttaatgaGAAACTTATGTAATAATGactaaatgaatgaatggaatGAAAAAAATCCTCATTTTATGCATTGAGGTataacaaattaacaaataaagaaagaaatacacttttcacccctgtaacgtTTTCATCTGCCCCGCTGCACTTATtcgttaataaaagtgtaaattgtaatgaaactgactaaacacttttaagccaacaatatagAGCTGGCCCTGCCAAGTTTTAACAAACCTTTTAATGGACTGATCCGGTGTCTTTACAAGTCATCATGTTTTTTggtgatgattattttcattttatttagcaTTGCAGcgaaagagaggaaaacatcTGCTCATCAATGCAAGATCAGTATCCACATTCTGCActtatttaacatttatcatgcataaatatgtatataaatttacatttttgctaTATGTTAATTTGTATATCAATCGCTCAACCCATGTTaacttgaattcttgaagaaaacattgtttttttattcacatgCCTCCATGGCGAATGAATAATCCCCAAAACCCACCTGCAAAAGTGTGAGGCTGTTTTATGCGGAAGCGTTATAAATAGTAAGGTTTCAGAGGAAATGCGTATTTGGGAGGTACTGAGTAtatgactggataaatgagtCTTGgatgtgtgagagtttgtaaactgatgttttaatatagtttttctgttgttaaatGGGTTTATTATGGATACATGCAAGAAAAGTTAaattttcttcaagaattcaaggtaacaagGCGTACGTAATTGATATACATATGGTCATTATGGGGGTgatgtattcctttaaaaccACATTTTCAAATCTTAGCCAATAGTCACCTGGTGGAGTCTGTATCTTATTGTTGAATGCTGAATAACACTAGTGAATCTTTTTGTAACCATCTCCAATCATACGTGTCATGCATATGAAGAACCTTGTATGAACAATTACATAGACtacattattttgtatttatatatatgatgtatgtatacatacatattgcATACTAACAAAAATGAACATAGGATATGTGATAAAAGAGCCAATATATGTCATTGGAGTTGATTGATTTTACCCAACTGCCCTGGGGAATCAGtaatttttatttgtatatctTTTTGGTAttgctgtttatttttatgattatttttctgtcccCTACACAtttctccttctttctttcttgtttttttcgtAATAGACCTGTGAGCGATGCATTCTGAGGgacatacttttatttattttatatttacgcATGATAAATGACTGACAGGATGAATGACCACTTTTGAAAACATATCTCTATAAAAGCCACCAGCCcacaaataaacatatatattaaatattttttaattaaaatatcctaaatataatattatatatatatataaaatatatatatatttttagggctgtcagaattaacgcgataataacgtgttaatgcaaattcgttttaatgccactaatttctttaacgcattaacgcaacttcgATTTTTATCTCTACagagcttaaaactttcctgtttgctgctgccttttattaaaccagataatgatcttatactgccctagagcttttactcttgtgttttatattctattttagcttcaatcctagcttttatttttagcttgtttttattttctaatctttaagttttttttatgtttttatgactgttttaattatttcttaatgttcttttgcactttgtcgcaatgttcttgaatgtttatgtaaaggactttgaattgccctgttgctgaaatgtgctctacaactatagctgccttgccttgccttacagACGAAAGCGGAAGTACAGAACAATAGTCATCTCGCGTCGCCTGGATACTTCAGGGATCTCCACTTCAACCCATCAACGACCCGCGTCAGTTCAAACAGCTCAAACAGctcaccagagaagaagaagaagttcaaACAGCTTCTCGTCTTGTTTGGGAGAAACTAGTAAAACATGGCGTCGAGATTAAACTTGTTAAAACACCGACAGAAACTTGTAAACGCCACGTTTGAGTCCAGTATAGACTCCACTGCCATCGAAGAGAAGTTGTTTGgccgagaagaagaagaggaggatgaggaggaggaggacggaccTGTGGTCTTCATCTGCGGGAAGTGCCGGCTACCTGTCGGGGACTCTCTGTCCTGGGACGGAAGTGAAGACGGACAGAACCAGATCCGACTGAAGCGTGAGTAGCTGAGTGATTTGGCTATATGACGTTACAGTTAACCTCTAGATAAGTCAGTTGGTCGGCTTATCAAACTGCCCCCACTAACACaacgttatatatatatctttctaCTAACGTTAGTTATTGTGTTTATAACTCTAAACTGCTAATGTgaaagctagctagcttgttGCAGTTAAAAACGCCTGATAGAATGGTGCAtcctagtgatgggaattccggctctttttagtgagccagatcatttggctcagctcaccaagaagagccggctctttcggctcccaaacggctcttcattttaccacttctgccttttacaattcagccaaatttaagGCAGTTTTGActtatgattagt
This portion of the Sebastes umbrosus isolate fSebUmb1 chromosome 17, fSebUmb1.pri, whole genome shotgun sequence genome encodes:
- the haus1 gene encoding HAUS augmin-like complex subunit 1, with protein sequence MCEKIKKVNSWLSSVFGDQPVPQFEVNTRTVDILYQLVRSSEARCGDTALLTEDLQQKAAEYQAEGAHLRDVLLQGVGLSCSSLSKPAADYLSALVDTAMVLGVRDTSLCSFMPAVNNLTNELLEEEKSNRRLERELRALSKRLGATLVMRSSLQEDINKTVKSQSVESAKAEERMLHMDFVTAKAKELSSRRERAEAQLVSRNMDKSITHQAIVQLSEEATALKQEIIPLKKKIETYMDLSPSPSLAQVKIEEAKRELAAIDSQLEMKMDFK